One Lachnospiraceae bacterium C1.1 genomic region harbors:
- a CDS encoding DUF4446 family protein: MQSDIFNYLGIANIDIAYIFIALIVLIIVLAIIDIVQGRKIKKMSLDFKKFMTGRNAESLETEIEEIVTDIKKLKGDNEKNGTDIKDIFKTLKLCYRKMGLIKYDAFHEMGGKLSFSLCMLDEENNGFIMNSVHSNTGCYVYTKEVIDGKSEIELGEEEEIALNKALTDPTSLMEKINEEKINKIKKDIERSANKEDA; the protein is encoded by the coding sequence ATGCAAAGCGATATTTTTAACTACCTGGGAATTGCTAATATAGATATAGCATATATTTTTATAGCTTTAATTGTATTAATCATAGTATTAGCTATTATTGATATAGTACAGGGAAGAAAAATTAAGAAAATGTCTCTTGATTTCAAAAAATTCATGACAGGAAGAAATGCTGAAAGTCTTGAAACAGAAATTGAGGAAATTGTAACAGATATTAAGAAGCTTAAAGGTGATAATGAGAAAAACGGAACGGACATTAAAGATATATTTAAGACATTAAAACTCTGTTACAGAAAAATGGGTCTAATTAAATATGATGCTTTCCATGAAATGGGAGGAAAATTAAGTTTTTCATTATGTATGCTGGATGAAGAAAATAATGGTTTTATTATGAATTCCGTTCATTCTAATACAGGATGTTATGTTTATACAAAAGAAGTTATTGATGGTAAATCTGAAATAGAATTAGGTGAAGAGGAAGAAATAGCATTAAATAAAGCTTTAACTGATCCAACATCTTTAATGGAAAAAATAAACGAGGAAAAAATAAATAAGATTAAGAAAGATATAGAAAGATCTGCAAATAAAGAAGATGCATAA
- a CDS encoding ParB/RepB/Spo0J family partition protein: MTAKGLGKGLGKGLGKGLGKGLDALIPQNINNKVIDNKTDNTKTEIDGNFVSEVAIGKVEPDKNQPRKKFSENELNELAESIKEHGIIQPLIVEKNKDRYTIIAGERRWRAAKIAGMKKVPIIIGEYDEKEKTEIQLIENIQREGLNPVEEAKAYKELIEGYNLKQDELAKSLGKSRTAITNTLRILNLSEKVQEMVIEDKLSQGHARALLAIEDLESQYEIACQVVEHRLSVRETERLVKNLNKPKKEKEEIGEAKRLIYEKMETDFREILGTKVKISPKDEKKGKIEIEYYSQDDLEEIFNKITK; this comes from the coding sequence ATGACAGCAAAGGGACTTGGAAAAGGATTAGGAAAGGGATTAGGAAAGGGATTGGGAAAAGGACTCGATGCCTTAATTCCACAAAATATAAATAATAAAGTTATAGACAACAAAACTGATAATACAAAAACTGAGATAGATGGTAATTTTGTATCAGAAGTTGCTATTGGAAAAGTTGAACCTGATAAAAATCAGCCAAGAAAGAAATTCAGCGAAAATGAATTGAATGAACTTGCTGAATCAATAAAAGAACATGGAATTATACAGCCGCTTATCGTAGAAAAGAATAAAGACAGATATACAATTATAGCAGGCGAAAGAAGATGGAGAGCTGCAAAGATTGCAGGAATGAAAAAAGTTCCTATTATAATAGGAGAGTATGACGAAAAAGAAAAAACTGAAATACAGTTAATTGAAAATATACAAAGAGAAGGATTAAATCCTGTAGAAGAGGCAAAAGCTTATAAGGAGTTAATAGAGGGATATAATTTAAAGCAGGATGAACTTGCGAAAAGTCTTGGAAAAAGCAGAACTGCAATTACAAATACTTTAAGAATCTTAAATCTGTCTGAAAAAGTCCAAGAAATGGTAATAGAAGATAAATTAAGTCAGGGACATGCAAGAGCATTACTTGCAATAGAAGATTTAGAAAGTCAGTATGAAATTGCATGTCAGGTCGTGGAGCATAGATTATCAGTCAGAGAGACAGAAAGACTTGTAAAGAATCTTAATAAGCCAAAAAAAGAAAAAGAAGAGATTGGTGAAGCAAAAAGATTAATATACGAGAAGATGGAAACTGATTTCAGAGAAATCCTTGGAACAAAGGTTAAAATTAGCCCAAAAGATGAGAAGAAGGGCAAAATAGAAATAGAGTATTATTCCCAGGACGATCTGGAAGAAATATTTAATAAGATAACTAAATAA
- a CDS encoding tyrosine-type recombinase/integrase has translation MASIVKRRSKYSVVYKYEDEKGNERSRWETFDTLNEAKRRKAEVEFQQNNNTFTVPTAKTVEDLLHDYVTIYGINSWAMSTYEGRICLISNYINPIIGKMKLEDVTPRVIDQYYRDLLKVKKVLHNKGKSSSIYLTPHTVREIHKLLRSAFHQAVKWELIGRNPAENATLPKEEKKPREIWDADTLFNAIDLCQDDNLRLALNLAFACTLRMGEMLGLTWDCVDVSEEAIKNGLAYIFVNKELQRVSKNVLEQLGEKGVIKKFPSVLGGNDTVLLLKEPKTATSVRKIFLPPTVAEMLIAKKKEQEELKLLLGDEYFDYNLVFTTPNGRPMESSYIHRTMRKLISDNNLPYVVFHSIRHTSITYKLKITGGDIKAVQGDSGHAQTKMVTDIYSHVIDENRKVNAKMMENAFYNGNDKSENTESEVNTPPKEETDAETLMRLLQKPEMAALLKTIINAGK, from the coding sequence ATGGCATCAATAGTTAAACGCCGGAGCAAATACTCTGTCGTATATAAATATGAAGATGAAAAAGGAAATGAACGGTCTAGGTGGGAAACTTTCGATACACTTAATGAAGCTAAAAGAAGAAAGGCTGAGGTGGAATTTCAGCAGAATAACAATACTTTTACTGTACCTACAGCCAAGACGGTTGAAGATCTTCTGCATGATTATGTTACGATATATGGTATAAACAGCTGGGCGATGTCCACTTATGAAGGAAGAATTTGCCTTATTAGCAACTATATTAATCCTATTATCGGTAAAATGAAATTGGAGGATGTTACACCGAGAGTTATTGATCAATATTACAGAGATCTCTTGAAAGTGAAGAAGGTACTTCATAATAAAGGAAAATCTTCAAGTATTTATTTAACTCCGCATACTGTCAGAGAAATCCATAAGCTTCTCCGCTCGGCTTTTCATCAGGCAGTTAAATGGGAACTTATAGGCAGGAATCCCGCTGAAAATGCAACTCTTCCAAAAGAGGAAAAGAAACCTCGTGAAATATGGGATGCGGATACACTGTTTAATGCAATAGATCTCTGTCAAGATGATAATCTCCGCCTCGCTCTGAATCTTGCGTTTGCCTGTACACTGCGTATGGGTGAAATGCTCGGACTTACCTGGGATTGCGTTGATGTTTCCGAAGAAGCTATAAAAAATGGGCTAGCTTATATATTTGTAAATAAGGAATTGCAGCGTGTAAGCAAAAATGTTCTGGAGCAGTTAGGAGAAAAGGGCGTGATAAAGAAGTTTCCTTCAGTCCTTGGTGGAAATGATACTGTGCTGCTATTAAAGGAGCCAAAAACTGCAACAAGTGTAAGAAAAATCTTTCTTCCACCAACTGTTGCGGAAATGCTTATAGCTAAGAAAAAGGAGCAGGAGGAACTTAAATTACTTCTCGGAGACGAATACTTTGATTACAATCTCGTCTTCACAACACCTAACGGTAGACCGATGGAATCAAGCTATATTCACAGAACTATGAGGAAGCTTATCAGTGATAATAATCTTCCCTATGTAGTATTCCACAGCATCCGTCACACCAGCATCACTTATAAGTTGAAGATTACCGGAGGTGATATCAAGGCAGTCCAGGGAGATTCCGGTCATGCCCAGACAAAAATGGTTACAGATATCTATTCTCATGTAATAGATGAAAACAGAAAAGTGAATGCAAAAATGATGGAGAATGCTTTTTATAACGGTAATGATAAATCTGAGAATACCGAAAGCGAAGTAAATACTCCACCAAAGGAAGAAACTGATGCTGAAACCTTGATGCGGTTATTACAGAAGCCGGAAATGGCGGCATTGCTGAAGACAATTATAAATGCTGGAAAGTGA
- a CDS encoding DUF2971 domain-containing protein produces MDNYDDFFEKIQKEYGKIKLSDISKERIDNYKAIIEKLDLSKLVIDGSAIPFDKIDNPIKLIQFLTDKNKIIRIPDKFVSHYTSFNNLKNILSSKKWYVGNPQKMNDGLEYKANAMDFKNLFFASFSLETGENIAMWSMYGQPWENGVKISIPKKIFLKWKDQISKIYSVNSETNSIKPGIEIATNNFKSSICRVAYFDRDDDDNVKQLTCGHSTNLIFKDIDSKKLAGYIKESAWGYEKEIRLRIDISPNISCDKVAVDIPEEIIKNIIVTTGPRFSGEINKKIIPDVLDIRSSIYKGKLNYVYCDSCKYKNAQN; encoded by the coding sequence ATGGATAACTATGATGATTTTTTTGAAAAAATACAAAAAGAATATGGAAAAATCAAACTTTCTGATATTTCAAAAGAACGAATAGATAATTATAAAGCAATAATAGAAAAGCTGGATTTATCTAAATTAGTTATTGATGGTTCCGCAATTCCATTTGACAAAATTGATAATCCAATTAAATTAATACAGTTTTTAACAGATAAAAATAAGATTATTAGAATTCCAGATAAATTTGTTTCACATTATACAAGCTTCAATAATCTAAAAAACATTTTATCTAGCAAAAAATGGTATGTTGGGAATCCGCAAAAAATGAATGATGGACTTGAATATAAGGCAAATGCAATGGATTTTAAAAATTTGTTTTTTGCGAGTTTCTCTTTGGAAACTGGTGAAAATATAGCAATGTGGAGCATGTATGGACAACCTTGGGAAAATGGAGTAAAGATCTCAATTCCCAAAAAGATTTTTCTAAAGTGGAAAGATCAAATTTCAAAAATATATAGTGTTAATTCTGAAACAAATAGCATAAAACCTGGAATTGAAATAGCTACAAATAATTTTAAGTCTTCAATATGTAGAGTAGCTTATTTTGATAGAGACGATGATGATAATGTCAAGCAATTAACATGTGGACATTCAACAAATCTGATATTTAAGGACATTGATTCAAAAAAACTTGCTGGATATATTAAAGAGTCTGCATGGGGATATGAAAAGGAAATAAGATTGCGAATTGATATTAGTCCAAATATTTCTTGCGACAAAGTTGCAGTCGATATTCCAGAAGAAATTATTAAAAATATTATCGTTACAACTGGTCCACGCTTTAGCGGAGAAATTAACAAAAAAATTATTCCAGATGTATTAGATATAAGAAGTAGTATATATAAAGGAAAACTAAACTATGTATATTGCGATAGTTGCAAGTATAAGAACGCTCAGAATTAA
- a CDS encoding AAA family ATPase translates to MSRIIAIANQKGGVGKSTTAINLSAYLGVKGKKVLVIDADPQGNTTSGLGVDKSEIENTIYQLILGDSEIEDCIIGDITENLSILPANVDLAAAEIELIGIEKKEYILRDKIEKIRKQYDYIIIDCPPSLNILTINALTTADRVLVPIQCEYYALEGLSQLINTVNLVRERLNPEITIEGIVFTMFDARTNLSAQVVENVRENLGSEIYYAIIPRNVRLAEAPSHGKPINLYDPKSAGAEAYEILAESLIKSA, encoded by the coding sequence ATGAGTAGAATTATAGCAATCGCTAATCAGAAGGGTGGTGTTGGCAAGTCTACAACAGCGATAAATTTGTCAGCATATCTTGGAGTAAAAGGAAAAAAAGTATTGGTAATTGATGCTGATCCGCAGGGAAATACTACAAGTGGACTTGGAGTTGATAAGAGTGAAATTGAAAATACAATTTATCAGCTTATACTTGGGGATTCTGAGATAGAAGATTGCATAATTGGAGATATCACAGAAAATCTTTCTATATTACCGGCAAATGTAGATTTAGCAGCAGCAGAAATAGAACTTATAGGAATTGAAAAGAAAGAATATATTTTAAGAGATAAGATAGAAAAAATAAGAAAACAGTATGATTATATAATAATTGACTGTCCTCCTTCGTTAAATATATTGACGATTAATGCATTAACTACAGCTGACAGAGTTTTAGTCCCAATCCAATGCGAATATTATGCACTTGAGGGACTTTCACAGCTTATAAATACAGTTAATCTTGTAAGAGAAAGATTAAATCCTGAAATTACTATAGAAGGAATAGTCTTTACAATGTTTGATGCAAGAACAAATTTATCTGCTCAGGTTGTAGAAAATGTCAGGGAAAATCTTGGATCAGAAATATACTATGCAATAATACCTAGAAATGTAAGATTAGCTGAAGCACCAAGCCATGGCAAGCCAATAAATTTATATGATCCAAAATCAGCAGGTGCAGAGGCATATGAAATTTTAGCAGAATCATTAATTAAAAGTGCATAA
- a CDS encoding helix-turn-helix domain-containing protein — MFEKEIEKINSLRSVPKKKKSFDPVSKRAYTVDDIMKILSISRDGAYELIKKNYFHSVRIGGRIRVSCQSFEEWLNGKEGQNGD; from the coding sequence ATGTTCGAGAAAGAAATCGAAAAGATTAACAGCTTACGAAGCGTTCCTAAAAAGAAAAAATCATTCGATCCGGTGTCAAAGAGAGCATACACGGTTGATGACATTATGAAGATCCTTTCTATTAGTCGAGACGGAGCCTATGAATTGATAAAGAAGAATTATTTTCATTCCGTTCGCATAGGTGGAAGAATCAGGGTTTCCTGTCAGAGTTTTGAGGAATGGCTCAATGGTAAGGAGGGACAGAATGGCGATTAA
- a CDS encoding DUF3881 family protein, which produces MHKYLRAIGFSKINKKSELKKILNDVLKNPDKKQYATVSDESVAVEYTKEFAESLGIVVSGEYTDEVEFEYEYFYPYFLGSNISSIEDIEVEKRYDREEYAGICDDLKVGITTIFYLQNRLDYLKFKNLYKKNIPSTSVNLSALSVEGSIMLPLSKNPDDEEKNEKKSKNRIEKMKAAMEGDEQAMEDLSIADIDTYSSIQRMILTEDVYSLVDTYFMPYGIEFDHYSVLGEICEVEKRKNKLTNEKLYIITIKCNDLVFDVCINAKDLVGEPEVNRRFKGIVWMQGHINFGK; this is translated from the coding sequence ATGCATAAATATTTAAGAGCAATAGGCTTTAGTAAAATTAATAAAAAAAGTGAATTAAAGAAAATTCTAAACGATGTATTAAAAAATCCGGATAAAAAACAGTATGCAACAGTATCTGATGAAAGTGTAGCAGTTGAATATACAAAAGAATTTGCGGAATCTCTTGGTATAGTTGTATCAGGCGAATATACAGATGAAGTAGAATTTGAATATGAATATTTTTATCCGTATTTTTTAGGATCAAATATAAGTTCAATAGAAGATATAGAAGTTGAAAAACGCTATGACAGGGAAGAATATGCAGGAATCTGTGATGATTTAAAAGTTGGGATAACAACAATATTTTATCTGCAGAACAGACTGGATTATTTGAAATTTAAAAATTTATATAAAAAGAATATACCAAGTACATCTGTTAATCTTTCAGCATTATCTGTTGAAGGTTCAATCATGCTGCCTTTAAGTAAAAATCCGGATGATGAAGAGAAGAATGAAAAAAAATCAAAAAACAGGATAGAAAAAATGAAGGCTGCAATGGAGGGTGATGAACAGGCAATGGAGGATCTTTCTATTGCAGATATAGATACATATAGTTCTATACAAAGAATGATACTGACAGAAGATGTATATTCTCTAGTAGATACATATTTTATGCCATATGGAATAGAATTTGATCATTATTCTGTTCTTGGAGAGATATGCGAAGTAGAAAAACGTAAGAATAAACTTACAAACGAAAAATTATATATTATTACTATTAAATGCAATGATTTAGTATTTGATGTCTGTATAAATGCAAAAGATCTTGTGGGAGAACCGGAAGTTAATCGCAGATTTAAGGGAATTGTCTGGATGCAGGGACATATTAATTTTGGTAAATAA
- a CDS encoding GNAT family N-acetyltransferase gives MKIKKCSIDDIKKLQNVCRKTFAETFQDQNTEEDMRKYLDENYAAEVLEKEILDKNSITYLALNDENEPLGYLKINKDDAETEKGYDNSLEIQRIYILKKAKGQGIGSEFMNIAEKQAIEWGLTYIWLGVWEYNYPAQKFYEGKGFKKFSEHVFELGDDKQTDFLMKKDL, from the coding sequence TTGAAAATAAAGAAATGTAGTATTGATGATATTAAAAAACTTCAGAATGTTTGCAGAAAAACCTTTGCAGAAACTTTTCAGGATCAAAATACCGAAGAGGATATGAGGAAATATCTTGATGAAAATTATGCAGCAGAGGTGCTAGAAAAAGAAATTTTAGATAAAAACAGTATAACTTATCTTGCATTGAATGATGAAAATGAGCCTTTAGGGTACTTAAAAATTAATAAGGATGATGCAGAAACAGAAAAAGGATATGATAATTCTCTTGAAATTCAGCGAATTTATATATTAAAAAAGGCAAAAGGTCAAGGAATAGGCTCTGAATTCATGAATATTGCAGAAAAGCAGGCAATTGAATGGGGACTAACCTATATATGGTTGGGCGTTTGGGAATATAATTATCCGGCACAGAAATTTTATGAAGGAAAAGGTTTCAAAAAGTTTTCGGAACATGTGTTTGAGCTCGGGGATGACAAACAGACAGATTTTTTAATGAAAAAGGATTTATAA